The genomic window AACATGCTCGGACTTTGTCCGAGACATCCCTATCTCAAAAAACGCAGACAAGCGGAGATAGGTTTTTATACTGAACTTGCGTCTAATATATTGAACGGTGGTTCACTTGATTGAACTCTTCAGAAAATATGTGCAATGGAAAATCCTGGCTCATTTCCTGGCCAATCCAAATACCTCTTTCCACATAAAACAGCTTGCGAGGGTACTTGACGTAAGTCCTGCCAGTGTAAGCAATGCTGTAAAGTCCTTCGAGGAAGACGGAATGCTTTCGAAGGAAGAAAAAGGGCTTGCCCATATTTACAGGCTGGATTCTGACAATAGCGTGGTTGCGCCTCTGAAAAAAGCATACGGCATCACTTTAGTGCTGTCATCGAAGCCGAAAGAAACATTCCTTGAAATTGATCAGAATATAATCTCTCTTGCCCTTTTTGGAAGCTATGCAGACGGGAGCTATGACGAAAAAAGCGACATGGATTTTCTGATAGTGACACCCACCAGGAAAGAAATCCTCATAAAAGCTGCCAAAAGATTGGAGGAAGAACTGCAAAGAGAGGTAAGTATATCGGTATTCAAATTATCAGAATGGAGAGCTATGGCAAAAAAAGGAGATGCATTCTATAAAAGAATTGTCGCGAATCATATCCTGCTTTACGGGAGCGGGTTAAAATGAAGCTTGCAGAATGTTTCCAGAAAGGTCTGCTGAAAAGGACATCGCCAGATACGGAGAATGCCCTCCGTTCCCTTAAGCTTTCCACGAACAATATCGAAGATGCTGTTGCGAATCTTTCCATACATCGTTATAGAGTTGTGGCTATTTCGAGTTATTCAGCCATGTTTCATGCAGCAAGGGCGATCCTTTTCAGGGACGGTATAAAAGAGCGCAGCCACGAATGTATCCCTGTTTATCTCAAGGAAGAGTATCCGGAATTGGAGACTTTAGCTAATATTCTTGACTCATACAGAAGATTCAGGCACGATGCGATTTACGGGCTGGATTTTGCTATGGATGAGGAAGAAGCACGAACTGCGCTGGATTCTTCAAAGGAATTTCTGGAAAAAATAAAAATTTTCATCCAGGCACGCCGGTGAGCCTGACCCGAGTAAATAAGATTCATGCGTCCTTGCCAATCTGCATGGTAACTATAATAAACCCGCACTTAGGTATACCCTAATCCATAACTTCGTTTATTTACGTGATCTGTGATTCTGTTCTCCCTTCTTTAATTTAATGTCGTATTCCTTTTAAGATTCTTCCACCCCCGAGCAATATAGGAAGTTTCTCCGTTATATCGATTCCAGATTTTCTGAGCAATGCTTCAAACTCAGATTTTATAAATTCTATATAGTATTTACCCTCATAAAGTTTAACAAAGTGATAAATCAAGAATCTACCGATCTTGTTCTCAGGCA from Candidatus Methanoperedens sp. includes these protein-coding regions:
- a CDS encoding nucleotidyltransferase domain-containing protein — its product is MIELFRKYVQWKILAHFLANPNTSFHIKQLARVLDVSPASVSNAVKSFEEDGMLSKEEKGLAHIYRLDSDNSVVAPLKKAYGITLVLSSKPKETFLEIDQNIISLALFGSYADGSYDEKSDMDFLIVTPTRKEILIKAAKRLEEELQREVSISVFKLSEWRAMAKKGDAFYKRIVANHILLYGSGLK
- a CDS encoding HEPN domain-containing protein — protein: MKLAECFQKGLLKRTSPDTENALRSLKLSTNNIEDAVANLSIHRYRVVAISSYSAMFHAARAILFRDGIKERSHECIPVYLKEEYPELETLANILDSYRRFRHDAIYGLDFAMDEEEARTALDSSKEFLEKIKIFIQARR